Genomic window (Akkermansiaceae bacterium):
CAGACGCTCAACCGGATGGTGGCCATGGGCTTCATCACGGACGGGAAGCGGCGGAAACTGGAGGCGACGCCGATCAAGCTCGCCAGTGAAAACGAGGACCGCGCCCAGCGTTCCTACGCCTTCCAGGCCATCCGCCGGGAACTGGAGAAGATCCTGGAGACCCACGACATCCGCTCCGACGGCCTCTATGTCCACACCACCCTCGACCTGGGTTGGCAGCAGCGGCTGGAAATCGAGCTTTCAAAAGCCGTCGCCGACTTGGAGAACGAGAAGGGCTGGCGCTATGGCACCTACTCCAACCACCAAAGCGGGACGGAGCCGAAATACATCCAATACGCCGCGATCACGACGGAAACCAAGAGCGGCGGAATCCTCGCGCTCATCGGGGGACGGGATTTCGCCCACTCCCGCTTTGACCGGACACGCTCCCGGCGGGATCTGGGGTCCGCGTTCGAACCATTCATCGCCGCGGCCGCCGCGGAACGCGGCAAGCTGGTGCTGCCGGGCAGGCCGGTGCTGACCGGCCGCCAGATCGGCCCTGCGGAAGTCGAGCGGCTGGCGAAGCGGTGCGGCCTGTCCGGCCCGTTCCTGGACACGGAGGATCTTTTCCGCGGCTCCGTCGCCGCCACCCCGCTGGAAATGTCCATCGGGCTTTCCACCCTCGGGAATGCGGGCAAGCGGCCGGATCCCTTCATGATCCGGGAGATCCGGGATTCATCGAAAAAAGTCATCTACAAGGCGCAGCCGCGGCTCACTCCCGCCCTCAGCAGCCAGGCCGCGGCGGAAGCGACCACCGTCCTCTCCAACCGCGCGGGCACCCGCACTTTCACCGGTGCCACCGGCTCCGAACGGGATGCCTGGACCCTCCGCCTCGGGCCGAAGGGTTCCACCGCCATCTGGATCGGCTTTGACCAACCCGCGGCGATCGCCCGGGACGCGCGGGTGAAGTCACTCCTGGATGAGTTCGTGCGGCGGCTGGGAAACAGTGAGTGAAGCAAGGCCAAGCCTACTTTCCGGCTCGCGCTTCCTACCCCCATCCGGGGTTCAACGCAGCTTCAGCGTTGAACCGATACCGGTGGGTTCACTTTCGAGGAAGCCGGACAAGCGTACTTCACCCTTGCCGCTTTCGCCGCGGTCGCGGCCGTCGCGGATGGCCCCGAGATCGGCGGTGTCTCCCTTCTTCTGGAGCTGTGCGGTGGCTTGGGCACCCCACCAGTTGCCGGTGAAATCCCAAGCCTCCGGACTCTCATTGAAGACATCGAATTTTCCGTTCTGGAGGATCATCGAGTTGTGGGCCTCCGCCTTGCAGGTGTAGAGTTTGCACCAGAGTCCGCCTTCCTTGTTCTCGGTGATGCGGCTGCCGGTGATTTGCGGCGACGCGTAGTATTCACCGCGCAACCCCCAGCCCCCGTTACGGTGGACGGTGCATTGTTCGATGGTCACCTTCGAGCCGAAGAGCTGGATGCCGTCCTCTTTGTTTTCGGTGATCAGGCAATTCCGGAGGATGGGGTTCGAGGCCGAGCCGCTTTCACCGATCTTGATCCCGACGGTGTTTCCAAAGAGCGCGGCACTCTCAATGAGAGGCTTCGCGCCATTGACGTAGATTCCATTCTTCGCTCCGGAGATGCGGATGTGGCTGATCGTGGTCGATGGGGATTTGTTGATCCGCAGGCCCTGCCAAGAAGCCGCTCCCGTGACTTTGCCGGCGAACATGACCGGCGCGTCCTCCGTGCCACTGATGGTCAGATTTCCCTGCACCGTCAGACCTGAGTCGCGGGAAAATGCGATGAGAGTGCCAGCCTCGATATTGAGTTCATACCCCTCCGGCACAGAGTAATCCCCGGTGATGACATGAGGGGCTTTCGCCTTCTTCAATGTCATCACGCGTTCGGTCTGGGTACCCTTCAGTTCGAGCGGATCCGGCAGCGGTTCGGCGGCGGAAACGACAAGGCCGATGACGGAGGACGAGACGATGGCACAACGGGTGAACGAGGAAAATTTCATGAATGGAACACGTTCCCTAACAGAAGCATCCCGGGCCGCAAACAGAAAACACCCCCGTCCGCAGGGCCACTTCATTTCGGGAAGCTCCACCCGAAATCAGAAAAAATTACCACAATCGGAGCGCAGCGAAGATGGGCGAACCTGCTTCCGAAGATTGAGCCAGATTTCACTGATTTACTGATTCAGAATCGGGCAGTACGCCGAAAGGCGGTTCATTCTTCTCTCTTTCAAATCAGTAAATCAGTGAAATCAGTTGTGATCCCCCCTTTCCTCCAAGTAGCGCTCGAAATGAGGTGGCCTTGACCCCGGCCGCGAGGACCCGGAAAGCGGCCCCGGAACCCCACCCTCTTCATTCCCCTAGACCGCTGGAGGGACTGCTCCTTTCTCCTTGAAAGGTGGTCTCCGATGCGGCAGGTTTCCGACCCCATGCAGGCCGTTCAGTTCGAACAATCCGTCGCTGCCATCCTGAAACGGGACCGCCGTTTCGATCCGGGCGCCTACTTTTTCCTGAAGGACGCGCTGGATTTCACGCTGAAGCGCATCAGCGACGGGAATGGCGGCCAATGCCGCCACGTTTCGGGACCGGAGCTGCTACAGGGCTTCCGGGACCATGCACTCCAGCAGTATGGCCCGATGTCCGCGACGCTGATGAACGAGTGGGGTCTGCGGAAATGCCAGGACGTGGGGGACATGGTGTTCCACCTCATCGAGGAGCAGGTCTTCGGCAAACAGGAGTCCGACCGCCGGGAGGATTTTTCGGAGGTGTTCGACTTCCAGGAGGCGCTGACGCTGCCCTTCCTTCCCAAAAAGCGCCGCCAGCCGCAGAGGAAGCAGGCGCATGCCCAGCGGGCACTGGGTTGAGCGATTTCAAGTGGGCAGCGCGGGTGGCTGCGGAGTGTTCGCCACCGGCGGTTTCACCCACTTCGGTGCCTTCGGTGAGACGTCCAGCCTCCAGGCCACGAGTGCCATCCCCAGCAACGCGACGAACCCCGCGAAGCCGACGGTGACGGCCGTGACCATGCCGATCGCAAAGGGCATGCAGACCAGCAGTGCGATGACCATCCCGCTCGGTTTCACCTCATAGGCGAGAACCACCAGCCTGAGTCGGGACCGGGCGAGAGCCAGTCCGGCCGCAACGTAGCAGATGACGGCGGAAACCGCGGTGATGTGGTAGAGGATGCCGCAGCCCTTCGTCACCATCGCGGAGACGGCCAGAGGGATGCCGCAACCGGCGAACATGGAGATCAGGAACAGCAGGAGCATCGCCACCCGCCCGGCAATCGTTTTGAACGCCGATGCCCCGATCACCCCCGCGCATACCAGGGCCGCACCGCCGACCACCGTGGTGGAGCAGGCCAGTTCATACCACCACTCCACCTCCCCCAGTGCGTAGCGCACCACCACGAACGGCAGCAGCGAGACGAAAGTAAGGGTGGAGAGACCCCACAGTGTCAGGAATTTTCCGAGGACGATCTTCCACCGTCCCAGCTTGGTGAGCAGGAGGAGTTCATGATTCCCCTCCTCCAGTTCCTGCCCCATCAGGATGATCCCGCCCAGCGGCATCACCACCACGCAGACCGCGCCCACGATGGCCCAGAACGGCCCGGAACTGCCCAGGAGGAGGACGTTGAGCATCCCGACGCTTTCTTCGTCGATCTTATACACCTCCCCGCGCTGGAACTCGAAAACGGTGGCCAGCACGGCGAGGATCTGGATCACCAGGAACGGAACGACGAAGCTACCCCGCCGCATGTTCTGCCGCAGTTCCTTCGTCGTCATCGGCCCGAGCAACTCGGGCAGATCGTTTTTCCAGACCGTCTGCAATCAGGCGGGATGCTAGATGGATTCCCCGCGGGCCGCCGAGAGGAAACCCGCGGGAAAGCGAAGAATTTCTCCGGAGCCGGATCCGACAGGCCGGATCCGGCGGAACACTCACTTCTTGTCGAGATTGGCCGCCATTTCCTCTTCGGTCGGCGTCTTGTTCGGCACGCCGTCCTCAGGGACCGGCACTCCGGCGATCCAGGCGATGGAGTTCAGGACCACCTTGCGCTGGTCATCCTGCGCCCAGTTTTTGTGGAAGTGGCCGCCGGTGAAACCGAAGGCCCTGCCGCCACCCAGCGTCGCCGGGCGTTCGTAGGCCCACATCACGTGCTGTGGCTCCTTGCGCTCCAGCACGGATGCACGGACATGCGGGTTGCCGGAGTGGCGGCCATCCGGGCGGCTGAGGGTCTCCGCGGACGGGAGATCGGAGAGGATGGGGGTGACACCTTCCATGTTCTTGCGGAAGCGCATGTGATAGTACCATTCATCGTGGATGCTGAAGTCCTTCACGCCCTTGGTGACCTCATGGGTTGGGATCTTGAATTTCGCGTCCCAGTGGGGATTCACCGACCAGTCGGTTTCGAAATAGCCACCGAGGACATCGAGGAACGTATCCCCGCCGTCGCCCTTCGGCACCTCCACGGCGTAGTGGATGCAGCCGACGCCGACTCCGGCCTCCGCCATTTTCCGCAGGTCCGCGAGCTGCTGCATGGCCGGGTGTCCGCCGCCCCCGTCCGCGTAGATGACGACCGCCGCGACTCCTTCGAAGACGGACTTGTCGGTCGGCCAACCCTCGGTGACCACCACCGCCTCCACCGGCAGGCCGCTCCTGTTGATCTGGTCTGCCAGCAGCATGCAGCCGGCGCGGTGCTCATGCTCACCCGCCCTGTGGCTGGGCTTGCCCGCCACAAAGACGATCTTCTTCTTGGCTGAAGGTTTTTCCTGCGCCACCGCACGCTCCCCTCCGTTCATCATGAAAAGGATCAGCACCGTCAAGGCACAGGCGAAGGTCACGATGAGTGAACTGGATACTCGGAAACGTCGGTTCATGGATTTCGATTTGAGCAGAGTTACTACCAATGGAAACCGGAAAATCTTGCGGTGCCTCAATACGAAAAAACCCGCCCGGCGGAAATCGCAGGGCGGGTCCTTGGAATTTCACTCCGTGGAACGATCACCAGGTCTTCACGTCATCGGCGGTGCCGATCTTCTTGTCCTGACCGGCGCTATAGACGGCGCAGCGGCGGCCGTTGAGCGTGATCTGGGCTTTGCCGGGCTTGAATTCCAGGCGCTCGGCGTAGTCGGTGTCCAGAACGATGGAGTATGGGTTGCCCCATGGGTCGTACAAGCCGGTCACTTCCTTGCCGCTTCTACTGAAGACAATACCGGCCTTCTTCCCCTTGGCTTCCGGGACATCGAGATATTTCACTTTCCTGGTATTGATTTCGTCCTCCTGGCCGAGTAGGATGCCCAGGATCTTGAGTCCGTCACCGGATCCGGTCCCAAACGTGGTCCCCCCTTGGGTGGACGCTGTTCCGGTTGGAACCGGCATGGCTGAATAGTCCGCATAGAAGCTGTTCACCGCATGGACGATGTTCCGGGCGGCTGATTCGGCGACCGTTTTCCTCGCGGTGTTCTGGACTTTCATGCCCACGCCGAAGCCGGCGCTGGCCAGCACCGCGATGATCGCGATGACGACGAGAAGTTCGATCAGGGTGAAACCGCTTCGGCGGCGAATGGATTGGGTTTTCATAAATTCTGAAATTCAGGTTCGGAGCTTCACTCCACATCAAAATCCGTCATCCGGCAAGCCGCCGGAAGGACAAATCTCAACCCACACACCTATCCCAGCATGCCTCCGCATCAACCCTTTTCTCGTAACAAACACACCCATTTCACGA
Coding sequences:
- a CDS encoding penicillin-binding protein produces the protein MSTWRPISRPSWWQRLLPGWMHTPVRWLFWLGVAGLVAFGGFVFFYFILAMKFDLKEVAGLPEANHFYDKNGIEIDAPISGGQKLAKREDIPDFLVKALQAREDARFFDHVGVDFRGLARATVRNLKDGDFTQGASTLSMQLARNTYEIRAKSMHRKFLEIALTLRIEARYEKDEILTHYLNRIYFGSGAQGIEQAALTYFGKPVRELDENQCAMVVGIIRGPHVFSPLRNPQGALEQRDQTLNRMVAMGFITDGKRRKLEATPIKLASENEDRAQRSYAFQAIRRELEKILETHDIRSDGLYVHTTLDLGWQQRLEIELSKAVADLENEKGWRYGTYSNHQSGTEPKYIQYAAITTETKSGGILALIGGRDFAHSRFDRTRSRRDLGSAFEPFIAAAAAERGKLVLPGRPVLTGRQIGPAEVERLAKRCGLSGPFLDTEDLFRGSVAATPLEMSIGLSTLGNAGKRPDPFMIREIRDSSKKVIYKAQPRLTPALSSQAAAEATTVLSNRAGTRTFTGATGSERDAWTLRLGPKGSTAIWIGFDQPAAIARDARVKSLLDEFVRRLGNSE
- a CDS encoding right-handed parallel beta-helix repeat-containing protein produces the protein MKFSSFTRCAIVSSSVIGLVVSAAEPLPDPLELKGTQTERVMTLKKAKAPHVITGDYSVPEGYELNIEAGTLIAFSRDSGLTVQGNLTISGTEDAPVMFAGKVTGAASWQGLRINKSPSTTISHIRISGAKNGIYVNGAKPLIESAALFGNTVGIKIGESGSASNPILRNCLITENKEDGIQLFGSKVTIEQCTVHRNGGWGLRGEYYASPQITGSRITENKEGGLWCKLYTCKAEAHNSMILQNGKFDVFNESPEAWDFTGNWWGAQATAQLQKKGDTADLGAIRDGRDRGESGKGEVRLSGFLESEPTGIGSTLKLR
- a CDS encoding ThuA domain-containing protein: MNRRFRVSSSLIVTFACALTVLILFMMNGGERAVAQEKPSAKKKIVFVAGKPSHRAGEHEHRAGCMLLADQINRSGLPVEAVVVTEGWPTDKSVFEGVAAVVIYADGGGGHPAMQQLADLRKMAEAGVGVGCIHYAVEVPKGDGGDTFLDVLGGYFETDWSVNPHWDAKFKIPTHEVTKGVKDFSIHDEWYYHMRFRKNMEGVTPILSDLPSAETLSRPDGRHSGNPHVRASVLERKEPQHVMWAYERPATLGGGRAFGFTGGHFHKNWAQDDQRKVVLNSIAWIAGVPVPEDGVPNKTPTEEEMAANLDKK
- a CDS encoding type II secretion system protein, encoding MKTQSIRRRSGFTLIELLVVIAIIAVLASAGFGVGMKVQNTARKTVAESAARNIVHAVNSFYADYSAMPVPTGTASTQGGTTFGTGSGDGLKILGILLGQEDEINTRKVKYLDVPEAKGKKAGIVFSRSGKEVTGLYDPWGNPYSIVLDTDYAERLEFKPGKAQITLNGRRCAVYSAGQDKKIGTADDVKTW